A DNA window from Candidatus Methylomirabilota bacterium contains the following coding sequences:
- a CDS encoding type II toxin-antitoxin system RelE/ParE family toxin — translation MKVEILDEAQEDLLDGYRFYECQSGGLGDYFLDSLFSDIDSLQIYAGIHSVHFGYHRFLSKRFPFAIYYRVVRIVLTTQKEPTLIKQKGPPMFSGSRTCGKCGKASGFSKLR, via the coding sequence ATGAAAGTCGAGATTCTGGATGAGGCTCAAGAGGATCTTCTCGATGGCTATCGATTCTACGAATGCCAGAGCGGAGGACTGGGTGACTACTTCCTTGACTCCCTGTTCTCCGATATCGACTCCCTCCAGATCTACGCCGGCATCCACTCAGTCCATTTCGGCTATCACCGGTTTCTCTCCAAACGATTTCCCTTCGCCATTTACTATCGCGTGGTCCGTATCGTTTTGACAACACAAAAGGAACCTACCTTGATAAAGCAAAAAGGACCCCCCATGTTCAGTGGTAGTCGGACCTGCGGGAAGTGTGGGAAAGCCAGCGGCTTTTCCAAGCTGCGGTAG
- a CDS encoding addiction module protein, which produces MGPALRLDKMTVRDKLQALEEIWDDLCRSAKMIPSPSWHADVLRAREKRIRQGTSRFTEWTEAKQKIRRRTR; this is translated from the coding sequence ATGGGACCAGCTCTGCGGCTTGACAAGATGACGGTCCGCGATAAGCTCCAAGCACTGGAGGAGATTTGGGATGACCTGTGCCGATCCGCAAAGATGATTCCGTCACCCTCATGGCACGCGGATGTGTTGCGTGCGCGAGAGAAACGGATTCGGCAGGGTACGTCCCGGTTCACAGAGTGGACTGAAGCCAAACAGAAGATCAGACGCCGAACTAGATGA
- a CDS encoding M23 family metallopeptidase — protein MTVYEAATKRALSTKLLIVKQGEFVKSVSSQWNTRVFSQANLERIAREKKEMADALHTSSSLPLWQDGTIYPIEKTDHTGLMTTPFGQIRMNPAQDWFRFHRGTDFQAPQGFSIRAIASGKVAYLGHDYLLEGNITVIDHGLGIFSSYLHQSAFLVKVGDEVKKGEVIGRVGSTGNSNSPHLHLALRIGGALVDPIQFIEALR, from the coding sequence ATGACGGTGTATGAAGCGGCTACCAAGCGAGCATTATCCACCAAACTGCTGATCGTCAAACAAGGGGAATTCGTGAAGAGCGTCAGTTCGCAATGGAACACACGCGTCTTCAGCCAAGCCAATCTCGAAAGGATTGCCAGAGAAAAAAAGGAAATGGCTGACGCGCTTCACACATCCTCGTCTTTACCACTCTGGCAGGACGGAACGATCTATCCGATTGAAAAGACTGATCACACCGGATTGATGACAACTCCTTTCGGCCAGATCCGGATGAATCCAGCCCAGGACTGGTTTCGGTTTCACCGGGGAACCGATTTTCAAGCCCCCCAGGGCTTTTCGATCCGGGCCATCGCATCCGGGAAGGTCGCGTACCTCGGCCATGATTATCTATTGGAAGGCAATATCACGGTGATCGACCACGGTCTGGGGATCTTTTCTTCGTACCTGCACCAGTCGGCATTTCTTGTAAAGGTTGGGGATGAGGTCAAGAAAGGCGAGGTGATCGGACGAGTCGGAAGCACCGGAAATAGTAACTCACCCCACCTACATCTTGCGCTCAGGATCGGCGGAGCATTGGTCGATCCGATACAATTTATTGAAGCGTTGAGGTAA
- a CDS encoding AMP-binding protein produces MEHRVLTIVEELVAELGGPAFRGPVTLQSALDRDLSIGSLERVELLVRLEEAFGVMLPDTVMAEAESPHDLAEAIRAAAPTKPEIVHETRPPISPGVAAPSDARTLVEVLRWHAEAHPERTHVFLRRDDGTETPIRYGALWNQAVAVAAGLRQQGIGPGHSVALMLRTEAAFFEAFFGALLAGAVPVPIYPPFRLDRLEEYARRQVRILHNAEARLLITFGEVERVARLLRGRVPSLEEVTTVERLSLPEAGMSAPRRLSDDTALVQYTSGSTGDPKGVRLSHANILANIRAIGEAIAISPTDVGVSWLPLYHDMGLIGSWLTSLYFGIPIAILSPLAFLARPARWLWAIHGHHATLSAAPNFAFDLCVRKVSEAELEGLDLSSWRLAFNGSESVSPETIERFTRRFAPYGFKAETMCPVYGLAECAVSLTVPPLGYPPRIDRVARESFQRVHQARPALPEDRPPLRFVSCGHPLPGHEVRIVDGAGRPVAERIEGRIEFRGSSVMSGYFRNPEATQAILHDGWLDSGDLGYWAEGELFITGRQKDIVIKAGRNLYPQEVEEVVGDVSGIRKGCVAAFGIADPEAGTERLVIIAESRETAPERLEEIRTAVLDQMVTVIGLPPDALVITQPGAILKTSSGKIRRSATRETYLRGQVERRRPSLTMQWVRLHLQVTGARLRRFGRRLAALAYGAYIWGLVIAPLPVLWALLRIAPCGHPANRLAKGYCRLVLALSGCAVRVEGIEHLHGPAPVVLAVNHGSYVDPGILLAALPVEFRFVAKAGLVSYPFIGTIIRRAGYPTVERVDPAKRAAAAARTTALLRGGTSFLFFPEGTFFRSPGLLPFRPGAFKAAAEAGCPVIPIGLRGTRTFLPDGTWLPKRGPITLSIGAPILPQGSGWQDILRLRDLARIEIARLAGEEPVLSKRFA; encoded by the coding sequence ATCGAGCATCGAGTGCTCACGATCGTCGAGGAGCTCGTTGCCGAACTCGGCGGCCCGGCGTTCCGTGGGCCCGTGACCCTCCAGAGCGCGCTCGACCGCGATCTCAGCATCGGCAGCCTTGAACGCGTCGAGCTGCTCGTGCGGCTCGAGGAGGCCTTTGGCGTCATGTTGCCAGATACCGTGATGGCCGAGGCCGAAAGCCCGCATGACCTCGCCGAGGCGATCCGGGCCGCCGCGCCCACGAAACCGGAGATCGTCCACGAAACCCGGCCTCCCATCAGTCCCGGTGTGGCCGCCCCTTCGGACGCCCGAACGCTCGTAGAGGTCCTCCGCTGGCACGCGGAGGCTCACCCCGAACGGACGCATGTCTTCCTCCGTCGAGACGATGGAACCGAAACGCCGATCCGCTATGGGGCGCTCTGGAATCAGGCAGTGGCGGTCGCGGCGGGACTGCGCCAGCAGGGGATCGGCCCGGGACACTCGGTGGCGCTCATGCTCAGGACGGAGGCGGCCTTCTTCGAGGCGTTCTTCGGCGCGCTGCTCGCGGGGGCCGTGCCTGTTCCGATCTATCCGCCGTTTCGGCTTGATCGTCTCGAGGAATACGCGAGGCGTCAGGTTCGGATTCTTCACAACGCCGAGGCCCGCCTCCTCATCACCTTTGGGGAGGTCGAGCGTGTGGCGAGACTGTTGCGGGGCCGCGTGCCCTCCCTGGAAGAGGTCACTACGGTCGAGCGCCTTTCGCTGCCGGAGGCGGGGATGTCGGCTCCCCGCCGGCTCAGCGACGACACCGCGCTCGTCCAGTATACATCCGGCAGTACGGGCGATCCGAAGGGCGTGCGCCTCTCGCATGCGAACATCCTGGCAAATATCCGGGCCATCGGCGAGGCGATTGCCATCAGTCCGACCGACGTCGGCGTCAGCTGGCTGCCGCTCTACCACGATATGGGGTTGATCGGGTCCTGGCTCACCTCGCTCTACTTCGGGATCCCGATCGCCATCCTGTCGCCGCTCGCCTTTCTCGCCAGACCGGCGCGATGGCTCTGGGCCATTCACGGTCACCACGCGACCCTATCGGCCGCACCGAACTTTGCCTTTGACCTCTGCGTCCGAAAGGTGAGCGAGGCCGAGCTTGAGGGCCTGGACCTGAGCTCATGGCGGTTAGCCTTCAACGGCTCTGAGTCCGTCAGTCCTGAGACAATCGAGCGCTTCACTCGACGGTTTGCTCCGTACGGCTTCAAGGCAGAGACGATGTGCCCGGTCTATGGCCTGGCCGAGTGCGCCGTGTCCCTGACGGTCCCGCCACTCGGCTACCCGCCCCGGATCGATCGGGTGGCACGGGAATCTTTTCAGCGCGTCCACCAAGCACGCCCCGCTCTACCTGAGGACCGGCCGCCGCTCCGCTTTGTCTCATGCGGACACCCCCTGCCGGGACATGAGGTCCGCATCGTGGATGGGGCTGGTCGCCCCGTCGCCGAACGGATCGAAGGCCGCATCGAATTCCGCGGGTCCTCAGTCATGAGCGGCTACTTTCGGAATCCTGAAGCGACGCAGGCTATCCTGCACGACGGGTGGCTGGACTCCGGTGATCTCGGCTATTGGGCCGAGGGGGAGCTGTTCATTACGGGTCGGCAGAAAGACATCGTCATCAAAGCCGGTCGCAACCTGTACCCTCAGGAGGTGGAGGAGGTCGTCGGAGACGTCTCCGGCATTCGAAAGGGGTGTGTAGCCGCCTTTGGGATCGCCGATCCGGAAGCCGGCACAGAACGACTCGTCATCATTGCGGAGAGCCGGGAAACAGCGCCGGAGCGACTCGAGGAGATCCGAACGGCGGTACTCGACCAGATGGTCACGGTTATCGGTCTCCCGCCCGACGCGCTCGTAATCACCCAGCCCGGGGCCATCCTCAAGACGTCGAGCGGCAAGATCCGGCGGAGCGCCACGCGTGAGACCTACCTGCGGGGCCAAGTCGAGCGTCGGCGCCCATCACTCACGATGCAGTGGGTGCGGCTGCATCTCCAGGTTACTGGCGCCAGACTTCGACGGTTCGGCCGCCGGCTTGCAGCGCTGGCCTACGGCGCATACATCTGGGGGCTGGTGATCGCGCCTCTGCCGGTCCTCTGGGCGCTCCTGCGTATTGCGCCGTGTGGACACCCTGCGAACCGACTCGCGAAGGGCTACTGTCGCCTGGTGCTGGCGCTCTCGGGCTGCGCCGTACGGGTCGAGGGGATCGAGCATCTCCACGGACCGGCCCCGGTGGTCCTCGCCGTGAACCACGGCAGTTACGTCGACCCGGGCATCCTTCTCGCGGCCCTTCCCGTGGAGTTTCGCTTCGTCGCCAAGGCCGGGCTCGTCTCCTATCCATTCATCGGGACGATCATTCGGAGAGCAGGCTACCCGACCGTCGAGCGGGTCGATCCTGCCAAGCGTGCAGCGGCCGCTGCACGTACCACGGCTCTCCTTCGCGGCGGTACCTCCTTTCTCTTCTTCCCGGAGGGCACCTTCTTTCGGTCGCCTGGGCTGCTGCCGTTTCGACCCGGGGCGTTCAAGGCGGCTGCTGAAGCAGGATGTCCTGTTATTCCCATCGGCCTGAGGGGGACCCGAACGTTTCTGCCGGACGGCACGTGGCTGCCTAAGCGGGGTCCCATCACGCTCTCGATCGGCGCGCCGATCCTGCCTCAAGGCAGCGGGTGGCAAGACATCTTGAGGCTCCGGGACCTCGCCCGAATCGAAATCGCGCGCCTGGCGGGTGAGGAGCCAGTGCTGAGCAAGAGGTTCGCATGA